Sequence from the Saccharomonospora amisosensis genome:
GGCGTTCCGTTGCTGGTGGCGCTGACGGTGGGGCTTGTCGTGGGGCTGCCGGTGGGCATGCTCGTGTTGCGCTCCCTCAACGCGCGCGTCACCGCCGGGCTCGCCGCCCGCAACGAGCACAGGGCGAAACAACGAGCGCGGCTTCGCGCGCAGTTGCGCGGGGAAGAGCCAGCGGACAACGAAGGGTCGGCCAAGGGCTCGGTGGATTCGAGGGACTCCGGAGACACCGAGTGAGCCGCGCGTGGGTGCGCGAGGCCGTACGGCTTCTCGACGCCGACGCCAACCGCAGCGCCGACACGCACCTGCACGTGTTTCCGTTGCCACGGGAGTGGGGTATCGACCTCTACCTCAAGGACGAGTCCGTTCACCCAACCGGCTCGCTCAAGCATCGCCTCGCCCGCTCGCTACTGCTCTACGGGCTGGTCAACGGCAGGATCGGGCCCGCTACGGTGCTCGTCGAGGCGTCCAGCGGGTCGACAGCGGTCTCGGAGGCCTACTTCGCGAGAATGCTTGGGCTGGAGTTCGTCACCGTCGTGCCGCGCAAGACCAGCCAGCAAAAGATCGACCTGATCGAGTTCTACGGCGGGCGCTGCCACTTCGTCGACGTGCCGCCCGCGATGTACTCCGAGGCCGAGCGGCTGGCGGCCGAATGCGGCGGCCATTACCTCGACCAGTTCACCTACGCCGAGCGGGCCACCGACTGGAGGGGCAACAACAACATCGCCGAATCGGTGTTCGCGCAGCTACGGGACGAGCGGCACCCGGTCCCGGCGTGGATCGTGGTGGGCGCCGGAACCGGGGGCACCAGTGCCACCTTCGGTCGCTACGTGCGCTACCGGCGCCACCCGACCAGAATCGCCGTCGTGGACCCGGAGAACTCGGCCTACTTCGGCGCGTGGGAGACCGGGGTTCGCGACTACGAGACGGGCATGCCGTCGCGGATTGAGGGGATCGGTCGGCCGAGGGTCGAGCCGTCGTTCATTCCCGAGGTGATCGACGAGATGATCCGGGTGCCGGACGCGGCGTCGCTCGCGGCGATCCGTTTCCTTCGCGAACGCACCGGGCACTGGGCGGGCGGGTCCACGGGCACCAACCTCTGTGGTGCCTTCAGCCTGATCTCGCGGATGCTGCAACGGGGTGAGCGGGGCAGCGTGGTGACCTTGTTATGCGACAGCGGTGAGCGCTACACGCACACCTACTACGACGACGACTGGCTCGCCGAGCACGGCTTCGACCTGCGGGCGCAACTCGCCGCGATGGACGACTT
This genomic interval carries:
- a CDS encoding DUF4229 domain-containing protein, encoding MSERETSTLARDLALYIFARFVLVAVLATVLVLLGVPLLVALTVGLVVGLPVGMLVLRSLNARVTAGLAARNEHRAKQRARLRAQLRGEEPADNEGSAKGSVDSRDSGDTE
- a CDS encoding PLP-dependent cysteine synthase family protein; translation: MSRAWVREAVRLLDADANRSADTHLHVFPLPREWGIDLYLKDESVHPTGSLKHRLARSLLLYGLVNGRIGPATVLVEASSGSTAVSEAYFARMLGLEFVTVVPRKTSQQKIDLIEFYGGRCHFVDVPPAMYSEAERLAAECGGHYLDQFTYAERATDWRGNNNIAESVFAQLRDERHPVPAWIVVGAGTGGTSATFGRYVRYRRHPTRIAVVDPENSAYFGAWETGVRDYETGMPSRIEGIGRPRVEPSFIPEVIDEMIRVPDAASLAAIRFLRERTGHWAGGSTGTNLCGAFSLISRMLQRGERGSVVTLLCDSGERYTHTYYDDDWLAEHGFDLRAQLAAMDDFLRTGSYSLG